From one Streptomyces sp. NBC_01478 genomic stretch:
- a CDS encoding protein-tyrosine phosphatase family protein — protein MTVAWDEQDTGVLRLPSGRLVRGRGLRRPLPADSPAPTYGVYLLGKPPPQVPWQARWLRWPDFRLPADRAEAHAVLVEAWRRSPTERVEFACAGGRGRTGTALACLAVLDGVPPGEAVSYVRAHYDRHAVETPWQRRYVRRFGAPSDASRPEA, from the coding sequence ATGACAGTGGCGTGGGACGAACAGGACACGGGCGTCCTACGGCTGCCCTCCGGCCGCCTGGTCCGGGGCCGCGGCCTGCGCCGCCCGCTCCCGGCCGACAGCCCGGCCCCGACGTACGGCGTGTATCTGCTCGGCAAGCCGCCGCCCCAAGTCCCTTGGCAGGCAAGGTGGTTGCGCTGGCCGGACTTCCGGCTGCCCGCCGACCGCGCCGAGGCGCACGCGGTGCTCGTCGAGGCCTGGCGCCGCTCGCCCACCGAGCGCGTCGAGTTCGCCTGCGCCGGCGGCCGTGGCCGCACCGGCACGGCCCTGGCCTGCCTCGCGGTCCTCGACGGGGTACCGCCCGGGGAGGCGGTCTCCTACGTCCGCGCCCACTACGACCGGCACGCCGTGGAGACACCGTGGCAGCGGCGGTACGTACGACGGTTCGGGGCGCCGTCAGACGCGTCGCGCCCGGAAGCGTAG
- a CDS encoding FadR/GntR family transcriptional regulator, which translates to MRRMSGEPRNSRIQREVVQLILDRKLQPGAALPTEAELMEDLGISRNSVREALKALQALDIVEIRHGYGTYVGRASLTPLVDGLTFRTLTRHEDDADALAEILQVREVLEEGLIHRVAATVTEPELDRLEAVVNRMEEAGRAGRPFPELDREFHELLYASLGNELVPQLLGAFWTVFRRVAGARNWTDDPAPELTVRRHRDIVTALRAREVEGARRAMADHFRGIEARAAQESRGVG; encoded by the coding sequence ATGCGGCGCATGTCCGGGGAGCCAAGGAACAGTCGGATACAGCGCGAGGTCGTGCAACTGATCCTCGACCGCAAGCTCCAGCCCGGTGCGGCGCTGCCCACCGAGGCCGAGCTGATGGAAGACCTCGGCATCAGCAGAAACTCCGTCCGCGAAGCCCTCAAGGCACTCCAGGCCCTCGACATCGTGGAGATCAGACACGGCTACGGCACCTACGTCGGCCGCGCCTCGCTGACCCCGCTCGTCGACGGCCTCACCTTCCGCACGCTCACCCGGCACGAGGACGATGCGGACGCGCTGGCCGAGATCCTCCAGGTGCGCGAGGTGTTGGAGGAGGGCCTGATTCATCGGGTCGCCGCCACCGTCACCGAACCGGAACTGGACAGGCTGGAAGCGGTGGTGAACCGGATGGAGGAAGCGGGCCGGGCCGGCCGCCCGTTCCCCGAACTCGACCGCGAATTCCACGAGTTGCTCTACGCCTCACTGGGCAACGAACTCGTCCCGCAACTCCTCGGCGCCTTCTGGACGGTGTTCCGCCGGGTCGCCGGCGCCCGCAACTGGACAGACGACCCGGCCCCCGAACTCACCGTCCGCCGCCACCGCGACATCGTCACCGCACTGCGCGCCCGCGAGGTCGAGGGCGCGCGGCGCGCGATGGCGGACCACTTCCGCGGGATCGAGGCGCGGGCGGCGCAGGAGTCGCGGGGAGTGGGCTGA
- a CDS encoding ABC transporter substrate-binding protein has translation MREDVTQNVPALHRRAFLKYSGALGAAAAISSSLTACSSGPQSTNDTGGGGTGKNRTLTAVIGYGNDGSWDPTQTASAFAMAGNNHIYEGLIDTDPITRAPYPALATAVPKDTSGTSWTFTLRAGATFHDGQPVTADDVVFVYERILDPKTTTLAQGFFASWLKEVRKIDAQNVELVLKFPFPEGISRLTLAKIMPRHIFSKPGAWDDAIKGKAVGSGPYRQTAHHPKSNTTFAAFTGYNGPRPPAFKTMNWLTIVDAAPRVAKISGSSAGAQIADNIPYANIQRLQSGGMTVAGGAGMNNLFLMFNTQHKPFDDVRVRQALHYAIDTGKMVQVALRGHGKPSSSFLNEGNPAYRRAKTVYDYDPAKAKALLKAAGVSGLKVDIISVNVSWIVDCLPTIKASWDAIGVQTTLSPQETTAVFTKMDQKQDYQVVAAASNPNQFGLDADLIMHYNYGPQNLWMGYARWAGNSVAKQLFKDMDRATQEPDAAKKKTMIQDYIDTVAEQAVLYPVVHNELMTAWDPKKLTGIRPQPYPGINVLQAKWV, from the coding sequence ATGCGCGAAGACGTGACCCAGAACGTGCCCGCGCTGCACCGCCGGGCGTTCCTGAAGTACTCCGGCGCGCTGGGCGCGGCGGCCGCCATCTCCTCGTCCCTGACGGCCTGTTCGTCGGGGCCGCAGTCGACGAACGACACCGGCGGCGGGGGCACCGGCAAGAACCGGACGCTGACCGCGGTGATCGGCTACGGCAACGACGGCAGTTGGGACCCGACGCAGACCGCGTCCGCGTTCGCCATGGCCGGCAACAACCACATCTACGAGGGGCTGATCGACACCGATCCGATCACCCGCGCGCCCTACCCGGCGCTGGCGACGGCCGTGCCGAAGGACACGAGCGGCACCTCGTGGACGTTCACACTGCGGGCGGGCGCCACGTTCCACGACGGGCAGCCGGTCACCGCCGACGACGTCGTCTTCGTCTACGAACGCATCCTCGACCCGAAGACGACGACCCTCGCACAGGGATTCTTCGCGAGCTGGCTGAAGGAGGTCCGGAAGATCGACGCGCAGAACGTCGAGCTGGTCCTCAAGTTCCCTTTCCCGGAAGGGATTTCACGCCTCACCCTCGCGAAGATCATGCCGAGGCACATCTTCTCGAAGCCGGGTGCCTGGGACGACGCGATCAAGGGCAAGGCGGTCGGCTCGGGGCCGTACCGGCAGACCGCGCACCACCCGAAGTCCAACACCACCTTCGCCGCGTTCACCGGCTACAACGGCCCGCGCCCGCCCGCCTTCAAGACGATGAACTGGCTGACGATCGTCGACGCGGCGCCCCGCGTCGCCAAGATCTCCGGGTCGAGCGCGGGCGCGCAGATCGCCGACAACATCCCCTACGCCAACATCCAGCGGCTCCAGAGCGGCGGGATGACGGTCGCGGGCGGCGCCGGGATGAACAACCTGTTCCTGATGTTCAACACCCAGCACAAGCCCTTCGACGACGTACGGGTACGCCAGGCGCTCCACTACGCGATCGACACCGGCAAGATGGTCCAAGTCGCCCTGCGCGGGCACGGAAAGCCGTCCTCGTCCTTCCTCAACGAGGGCAACCCGGCCTACCGGCGCGCGAAGACGGTCTACGACTACGACCCCGCCAAGGCGAAGGCTCTGCTGAAGGCGGCCGGAGTCAGCGGGCTGAAGGTCGACATCATCTCGGTGAACGTGAGTTGGATCGTCGACTGCCTGCCGACCATCAAGGCGTCCTGGGACGCGATCGGCGTGCAGACGACCCTCTCCCCGCAGGAGACCACCGCCGTCTTCACCAAGATGGACCAGAAGCAGGACTACCAGGTCGTCGCCGCCGCCTCGAACCCCAACCAGTTCGGCCTCGACGCCGACCTGATCATGCACTACAACTACGGCCCGCAGAACCTCTGGATGGGCTACGCCCGTTGGGCCGGCAACTCCGTCGCCAAACAGCTCTTCAAGGACATGGACCGGGCCACCCAGGAACCGGACGCGGCGAAGAAGAAGACGATGATCCAGGACTACATCGACACCGTCGCCGAACAGGCCGTGCTCTACCCGGTCGTCCACAACGAGCTGATGACCGCCTGGGACCCCAAGAAGCTGACCGGGATAAGGCCGCAGCCCTACCCCGGCATAAACGTCCTCCAGGCCAAGTGGGTCTAG
- a CDS encoding ABC transporter permease, translated as MVTVVRILARRIVLLVPLMLGIVLFVFVVMRFSDVDPASAFFQGANPTPQQLHDFRERNGLLDPLPLRYVHFVGALLHGDLGTSALTRAPVLQQVTTALPLTLQLTFLGLGIAVVLALLGGVTAAIYRDRLPDQIIRVVSLTGVAAPGFWLALLMIQYLAVDRGWFPTGGYINPADSLTGWLKTMALPALALSLPVAAQLTRIVRTSVVEELDKDYVRTAIGSGLPPRVVVGRNVLRNALMNPLTVLGLRVGYLLGGAVVIETIFSLPGMGKLMIDAVQNGDPAVVQGVVLTTATGFVVVNLVIDILYLLVNPRLRDAS; from the coding sequence ATGGTCACCGTCGTCAGGATTCTGGCCCGCCGCATCGTCCTGCTCGTGCCGCTGATGCTCGGCATCGTGCTGTTCGTGTTCGTGGTGATGCGCTTCTCGGACGTCGACCCGGCGTCCGCGTTCTTCCAGGGCGCCAACCCGACCCCGCAGCAACTGCACGACTTCCGCGAACGCAACGGCCTGCTGGATCCCCTCCCCCTGCGCTACGTCCATTTCGTGGGCGCACTCCTCCACGGTGACCTGGGCACCAGCGCGCTGACCCGGGCACCGGTCCTCCAGCAGGTCACCACCGCGCTGCCGCTCACCCTCCAACTCACCTTCCTGGGGCTGGGGATCGCGGTGGTGCTGGCGCTGCTCGGCGGGGTGACGGCGGCGATCTACCGGGACCGGCTGCCCGACCAGATCATCCGGGTCGTGTCGCTCACCGGCGTCGCCGCGCCCGGCTTCTGGCTGGCGCTGCTGATGATCCAGTACCTGGCCGTCGACCGGGGCTGGTTCCCGACCGGCGGCTACATCAACCCGGCGGACTCCCTCACCGGCTGGCTCAAGACGATGGCCCTGCCGGCCCTCGCCCTCTCCCTGCCGGTCGCGGCCCAACTCACGCGCATCGTACGGACGTCGGTGGTCGAGGAGCTGGACAAGGACTACGTCCGGACGGCGATCGGCAGCGGTCTGCCGCCCAGGGTGGTGGTCGGCCGGAACGTGCTCCGCAACGCGCTGATGAACCCGCTCACCGTGCTGGGCCTGCGCGTCGGATACCTGCTCGGCGGTGCGGTCGTCATCGAGACCATCTTCTCCCTCCCCGGGATGGGCAAGTTGATGATCGACGCCGTGCAGAACGGCGACCCGGCCGTCGTCCAGGGCGTGGTGCTCACGACGGCGACCGGGTTCGTCGTGGTGAACCTCGTCATCGACATCCTCTATCTGCTGGTCAACCCCCGCCTGAGGGATGCCTCCTGA